In Methylomonas sp. ZR1, one DNA window encodes the following:
- a CDS encoding ammonium transporter, whose product MAFAEEVAAPVVQATVNKGDTAWMIVATVLVALMVIPGLALFYGGMVRAKNMLSILMQVFVIFSLTAIMWATFGYSVAFTEGNAFFGGFSKAFLKGITPDSMAATFSKGAYVPEFIYVAFQLTFSAITPALIIGAFAERVKFSAVLLFTVIWFSFCYLPMAHMVWYWAGPDAYTDAAAAETAGATAGFLFQKGALDFAGGTVVHINAGIAGLVGCLMIGKRIGYGKEFIAPHSVTMNMIGASLLWIGWFGFNAGSNLEANGLAALVFVNTLLAAAAATLAWMGAEWAVRGKPSMLGATSGAVAGLVAITPACGWSGPMGAIGLGLVVGAVCFWSVTFLKHAMSYDDSLDAFGVHGVGGIIGALGTAVVASPDLGGTGVWDYVTNATLPDYSVLTQLASQAWGVGIAIVWSGVVSFIAFKIADVALGLRVSEATEREGLDVTEHGETAYHV is encoded by the coding sequence ATGGCGTTTGCGGAAGAAGTGGCGGCACCGGTCGTGCAAGCCACCGTTAACAAAGGCGATACCGCCTGGATGATAGTTGCCACCGTACTGGTTGCGTTAATGGTAATACCTGGCTTGGCCTTGTTCTACGGTGGTATGGTGCGTGCTAAAAACATGCTGTCTATCTTGATGCAGGTCTTTGTGATCTTTTCGTTGACGGCGATTATGTGGGCGACGTTCGGCTACAGCGTCGCGTTTACCGAGGGTAACGCTTTCTTCGGCGGTTTCAGCAAGGCATTTTTGAAGGGTATTACCCCGGATTCGATGGCGGCCACTTTCAGCAAAGGGGCTTATGTACCTGAATTTATTTATGTAGCGTTCCAGCTGACTTTCTCGGCCATCACGCCCGCGTTGATCATCGGCGCATTTGCCGAGCGGGTTAAATTTTCAGCGGTGCTGTTGTTTACCGTGATCTGGTTTAGTTTCTGCTACTTACCGATGGCGCATATGGTTTGGTACTGGGCAGGCCCTGATGCCTATACCGATGCGGCCGCTGCGGAAACTGCCGGTGCGACTGCGGGCTTTTTATTCCAAAAAGGCGCCTTGGATTTTGCCGGCGGCACGGTGGTACATATCAACGCAGGTATCGCCGGCTTGGTCGGTTGCTTAATGATAGGCAAGCGTATTGGTTATGGTAAAGAATTTATCGCGCCGCACAGCGTGACGATGAACATGATAGGCGCATCCTTGTTATGGATAGGCTGGTTTGGCTTCAACGCTGGCTCCAACCTGGAAGCCAACGGTCTGGCGGCATTGGTTTTCGTCAACACATTGTTGGCGGCAGCGGCGGCAACTCTGGCCTGGATGGGTGCGGAATGGGCTGTGCGTGGTAAACCTAGCATGCTGGGCGCTACCTCAGGCGCGGTGGCCGGTTTAGTTGCGATTACGCCTGCTTGCGGCTGGTCAGGCCCGATGGGAGCTATCGGTTTGGGCTTAGTAGTCGGTGCAGTATGCTTCTGGTCGGTAACCTTTTTGAAACACGCGATGAGTTACGACGATTCGCTGGATGCGTTTGGTGTGCACGGGGTGGGCGGTATTATCGGCGCCTTGGGTACTGCTGTGGTTGCCAGCCCTGATTTGGGTGGTACCGGCGTCTGGGATTACGTCACCAACGCAACCTTGCCTGACTACAGCGTGCTTACCCAGCTTGCCAGCCAAGCTTGGGGTGTAGGCATCGCCATCGTTTGGTCCGGCGTGGTGTCCTTCATTGCCTTCAAAATTGCCGATGTGGCTCTTGGTCTGCGGGTTAGCGAAGCGACCGAGCGCGAAGGTCTGGATGTCACCGAGCATGGCGAAACCGCTTATCACGTTTAG
- a CDS encoding P-II family nitrogen regulator, which translates to MKLITAVVKPFKLDDVREALSDIGVSGVTVTEVKGFGRQKGHTELYRGAEYVVDFLPKAKIEVAVADALLEQAVEAIVKVANTGKIGDGKIFVTDLEQVVRIRTGESGEEAL; encoded by the coding sequence ATGAAACTGATAACAGCGGTGGTTAAGCCGTTTAAGCTAGACGACGTGCGTGAGGCGTTGTCGGATATCGGTGTATCTGGCGTGACGGTTACTGAAGTAAAAGGCTTTGGTCGGCAAAAGGGCCATACGGAACTGTATCGTGGTGCCGAATATGTGGTCGATTTTTTACCCAAAGCAAAAATCGAGGTAGCGGTTGCGGATGCTTTGCTTGAGCAAGCCGTCGAAGCGATTGTGAAAGTAGCCAATACCGGAAAGATCGGCGATGGCAAAATTTTTGTAACCGATCTGGAGCAGGTGGTTCGGATTAGAACCGGCGAATCCGGCGAAGAAGCTCTTTAA